The proteins below are encoded in one region of Aequorivita iocasae:
- a CDS encoding nucleotidyl transferase AbiEii/AbiGii toxin family protein: MIPRPDIAKWQLKAPWRDFSQVEQDLIISRALVDIFSDEFLNENLAFRGGTALHKLYLNPAPRYSEDIDLVQVKPGPIKPIMQRIAEVVTFFDEKRSTKIGGHGAKALYRFTSEYENIRLRLKLEINCKEHFNVLPWVEFPFEVKSNWFEGKANIRTYDINELLGTKLRALYQRNKGRDLFDLDYSRLNQELDIPRIVDCFYEYMSVSVGKAPTKKEFMLNVEEKENNPDFIGDMEALLRPEIKYDQDAAFEWLKNELIEKLK, translated from the coding sequence ATGATACCACGGCCAGACATAGCCAAATGGCAGCTAAAAGCGCCTTGGAGAGATTTTTCACAGGTAGAACAAGATTTAATTATCAGTCGCGCACTCGTGGACATATTTTCTGATGAATTTTTAAATGAAAATCTAGCATTCAGAGGTGGCACGGCACTTCATAAGTTATATTTAAACCCTGCGCCGCGCTATTCAGAAGATATAGATTTAGTGCAAGTTAAACCAGGACCAATAAAACCGATAATGCAACGCATAGCTGAAGTGGTTACTTTTTTTGATGAAAAAAGAAGTACTAAAATAGGTGGTCACGGAGCAAAAGCATTATATCGTTTTACTTCTGAATATGAAAATATTAGGTTGCGGTTAAAGTTGGAAATCAATTGTAAGGAACATTTTAACGTATTGCCTTGGGTAGAATTCCCTTTTGAAGTAAAAAGTAATTGGTTTGAAGGCAAAGCCAACATTAGAACCTATGATATAAATGAATTATTGGGCACAAAACTAAGAGCATTGTATCAAAGGAACAAAGGAAGGGATTTGTTTGATTTGGATTATTCAAGATTGAACCAAGAGTTAGACATTCCAAGGATTGTAGATTGTTTCTATGAGTATATGAGTGTTTCAGTGGGAAAAGCACCTACTAAAAAGGAGTTTATGCTCAATGTGGAAGAAAAGGAAAACAATCCTGATTTTATTGGAGATATGGAAGCTTTATTGAGACCCGAAATTAAATATGATCAAGATGCAGCTTTTGAATGGCTGAAAAATGAACTAATTGAAAAGCTTAAATAA
- a CDS encoding type IV toxin-antitoxin system AbiEi family antitoxin, with protein MNLSDFLKEKLSFESYAFSWDELLIAKARKSETSLQSQLSYAIQKGDIIPLRHHFYLIIPPRYSKFGKLPIELYVNSLFEFLERNYYVGLYSAAKSYGAGHQQIQKEYILHDKAPLLSISKNAINLDFFTVSKWPKKNIASKKGDAGMYNISSPCLTAVDLIYHQTKIGGLNRMLSVLEELVEEIKLADAKDLLSWYTQKSVLQRFGYLLNEFDSESDIANLIYGHLKLEKFYPVLLSPRSNEKPGAVENRWKVDVNIKIESDL; from the coding sequence TTGAATCTGTCAGATTTCTTAAAAGAAAAATTATCATTTGAAAGTTATGCTTTCAGCTGGGATGAACTTCTTATTGCTAAAGCAAGGAAGTCTGAAACTTCATTACAAAGCCAATTGTCCTATGCCATACAAAAAGGAGATATCATTCCTTTGCGACATCATTTTTATTTGATTATTCCACCACGATATTCGAAATTTGGGAAATTACCAATTGAGCTATACGTTAACAGCCTATTTGAGTTTTTAGAACGTAATTATTATGTTGGTCTATACTCTGCAGCAAAATCTTATGGGGCTGGGCATCAGCAAATTCAAAAGGAATACATTCTACATGACAAGGCGCCTTTGTTATCCATTTCTAAAAACGCTATCAATCTTGACTTTTTTACCGTTTCTAAGTGGCCAAAGAAAAATATAGCATCGAAAAAAGGAGATGCAGGAATGTACAATATATCCAGTCCTTGCCTAACAGCTGTGGACTTGATTTATCATCAAACCAAAATTGGCGGATTAAATAGAATGCTCTCTGTTTTAGAAGAGTTGGTTGAAGAAATTAAATTGGCAGACGCAAAAGATTTATTGTCTTGGTACACTCAAAAAAGTGTATTACAACGTTTTGGATATTTACTGAATGAATTTGATTCAGAATCTGATATAGCAAATCTTATATATGGACATCTAAAACTTGAAAAATTCTATCCAGTTTTGTTAAGTCCAAGATCTAATGAAAAGCCTGGCGCTGTTGAGAATAGATGGAAGGTTGATGTGAACATTAAGATAGAAAGTGATTTATGA
- a CDS encoding ribose-phosphate pyrophosphokinase, with amino-acid sequence MSTAIPEPKIFACKQSEALAQDIAEAFGIPLGKVITAHYSDGEFQPSFEESVRGSRVFLIGSTFPNSDHLMELLLMIDAAKRASARHITAVLPYFGWARQDRKDKPRVPIAAKLVAKMLETAGATRIITMDLHADQIQGFFEKPVDHLFASTIFLPYLRSLKLDNLTIASPDMGGSKRAYAYSKFLESDVVICYKQREKANVISHMELIGDVKGKNVVLVDDMVDTAGTLTTAADLMMERGALSVRAVCTHPLLSGNAYERIEKSQMLELIVSDSIPTKPSKKIRVISCAKLFADVMLSVNANKSISGKFLM; translated from the coding sequence ATGTCAACTGCTATCCCAGAACCAAAGATTTTTGCCTGCAAACAAAGTGAGGCGCTTGCTCAAGATATTGCCGAAGCCTTCGGAATTCCATTGGGAAAAGTTATTACTGCCCATTATAGCGATGGCGAATTTCAACCTTCCTTTGAAGAATCTGTTCGCGGAAGTCGTGTGTTTCTTATTGGTTCCACCTTTCCAAATAGCGACCATTTAATGGAACTTTTGTTGATGATTGATGCTGCAAAGCGTGCTTCAGCAAGGCATATAACCGCAGTCCTGCCATATTTTGGGTGGGCCCGCCAAGATAGAAAAGACAAGCCCCGGGTGCCGATTGCCGCAAAATTGGTGGCAAAAATGCTTGAGACAGCAGGCGCTACCAGAATCATCACAATGGATCTGCACGCTGACCAAATTCAAGGATTTTTTGAAAAACCAGTGGACCATCTTTTTGCCTCAACTATTTTCCTTCCCTATTTGCGAAGTTTGAAACTTGACAATCTAACAATCGCTTCCCCAGATATGGGCGGTTCAAAACGCGCTTACGCTTATTCAAAATTTTTGGAAAGCGACGTAGTCATTTGCTACAAGCAGCGTGAGAAAGCGAACGTAATTTCCCACATGGAGCTCATTGGCGATGTAAAAGGGAAAAACGTTGTTTTGGTGGACGATATGGTCGATACCGCCGGAACCCTTACTACCGCTGCCGATTTGATGATGGAGCGCGGTGCATTGAGCGTTCGCGCGGTCTGTACGCATCCGCTACTATCAGGAAATGCTTATGAACGAATTGAAAAATCGCAAATGCTCGAACTGATTGTTTCAGATTCTATTCCAACCAAACCTAGTAAGAAAATTAGAGTGATAAGTTGCGCAAAATTGTTTGCCGACGTTATGCTGAGCGTAAATGCCAACAAGTCTATAAGTGGCAAGTTTTTGATGTAG
- a CDS encoding 50S ribosomal protein L25/general stress protein Ctc: protein MKSITIKGSQRESVGKKATKALRNAGMVPCVVYGGDEPISFSAEEIAFKDLVYTPDVHTVVINLGGTKINAILQDIQFHPVTDRILHIDFYQIFDDKEVTMEIPVRTVGNSRGVRNGGVLRIVNRKLRVKALPENLPDFIEADITEMRIGNKMYTKSLKADNYKIMHPDNTVICQVRTSRTAIVDEVEEEDETAEGAEGEEVPATETDDVAAVKE from the coding sequence ATGAAATCTATTACAATTAAAGGATCACAAAGAGAAAGCGTGGGCAAAAAGGCAACAAAAGCCCTACGTAATGCTGGAATGGTTCCTTGCGTAGTTTACGGAGGGGATGAGCCAATTAGCTTTTCAGCAGAAGAAATTGCATTTAAAGACTTGGTTTACACTCCAGACGTACACACGGTTGTAATCAACTTGGGAGGCACAAAAATTAATGCTATCCTTCAGGATATACAATTTCACCCAGTGACTGACCGTATTCTTCACATCGATTTTTACCAAATTTTTGATGATAAGGAAGTAACTATGGAAATTCCTGTGCGTACCGTTGGTAACTCCCGCGGTGTTCGTAACGGTGGGGTTTTGCGTATTGTTAACCGTAAGCTTCGCGTGAAGGCGTTGCCAGAAAATCTTCCAGATTTTATTGAGGCAGACATTACCGAAATGCGTATTGGTAACAAAATGTACACAAAGTCGCTTAAGGCAGACAATTACAAAATCATGCATCCAGATAACACCGTTATCTGTCAAGTTAGAACTTCACGTACCGCCATTGTGGACGAAGTGGAAGAAGAAGATGAAACTGCAGAAGGTGCAGAAGGAGAAGAAGTTCCAGCTACAGAAACTGATGATGTTGCTGCAGTTAAGGAATAA
- the pth gene encoding aminoacyl-tRNA hydrolase codes for MFSFFKKLFSAKTVDAISEETDPMKKFLIVGLGNIGPKYANTRHNIGFKVVDFYAEKNSLSWETAKLGDVTSHKVKGRTFIFLKPSTYMNLSGKSVKYWLDKEKIPLENMLVITDDLNLAFGTIRIKTKGSDGGHNGLKDIQNTLQTTNYNRFRFGISDAFAKGRQVDYVLGEWEAEEEKQLPERLELSCKIIESFGLAGMNITMNTYNGK; via the coding sequence ATGTTTTCATTTTTCAAAAAACTTTTTTCGGCAAAGACTGTCGATGCTATTTCAGAAGAAACAGATCCAATGAAGAAATTCCTTATTGTTGGCCTTGGTAATATTGGCCCCAAATATGCAAATACTCGCCATAATATTGGTTTTAAAGTGGTGGATTTTTATGCCGAAAAAAACTCGCTTTCGTGGGAAACGGCCAAACTTGGCGACGTTACTTCACATAAAGTAAAAGGAAGAACCTTTATTTTCCTAAAGCCGAGCACGTATATGAACTTAAGCGGAAAGTCTGTAAAATACTGGCTTGACAAAGAAAAAATTCCGTTAGAAAACATGCTTGTTATAACTGATGATTTAAATTTAGCCTTTGGTACCATCCGCATTAAAACCAAAGGTAGCGATGGCGGCCACAATGGTTTGAAGGATATTCAGAATACTTTGCAAACCACCAATTACAATCGTTTCCGATTCGGTATAAGCGATGCCTTTGCAAAAGGGCGACAGGTAGATTACGTTTTGGGCGAATGGGAGGCCGAAGAAGAAAAGCAGCTGCCCGAACGATTGGAGCTGAGCTGCAAAATTATTGAGTCTTTTGGCCTCGCAGGAATGAATATTACAATGAATACATATAACGGTAAATAA
- a CDS encoding bifunctional riboflavin kinase/FAD synthetase produces MKKYSSASAYKNNRQSVVTIGTFDGVHIGHKAILKRLVETAEKENLDSTVLTFFPHPRMVLQQNVDIKLINTIDERTELLKNTGLDHLVVHPFTHAFSRLTALEYVRDILVNGLKAKKIIIGYDHRFGRNRNANIEDLKEFGKTYNFEVEEISAKEIDDVAVSSTKIRKSLNEGDIETANSYLGYNFMISGEVVKGKAIGRTISYPTANLKLKEAYKLVPKNGVYIVQSKIDGEKIFGITSIGTNPTVGGTEKTIETHFLNFNKDLYGRTITIEFLKFIRDEETFDSVEILKQEIKKDELFAKQFLKIRG; encoded by the coding sequence TTGAAAAAATATTCCTCAGCTTCCGCCTATAAAAATAACCGTCAAAGCGTCGTGACCATCGGCACTTTTGATGGAGTTCATATAGGTCATAAAGCTATTTTAAAAAGGTTGGTGGAAACTGCGGAAAAGGAAAATTTAGATTCCACTGTGCTCACTTTTTTCCCCCATCCGCGGATGGTTTTACAGCAAAATGTAGATATCAAACTTATTAACACGATTGACGAACGTACGGAACTACTTAAAAATACTGGTCTCGACCATCTTGTTGTCCATCCGTTTACACATGCTTTTTCCCGATTGACAGCTTTGGAATATGTACGCGATATTTTGGTAAATGGTTTAAAGGCAAAAAAAATAATCATCGGTTACGATCACCGTTTTGGAAGAAATCGCAATGCCAATATTGAGGATTTAAAGGAATTTGGAAAGACCTATAATTTCGAGGTTGAGGAAATTTCCGCCAAGGAAATAGATGATGTAGCCGTAAGTTCCACAAAAATTAGAAAATCCTTGAACGAAGGCGATATTGAAACTGCCAATAGTTATTTAGGCTATAATTTTATGATTTCCGGGGAAGTGGTTAAAGGAAAAGCAATTGGAAGAACCATTAGCTATCCCACTGCCAATTTAAAACTTAAAGAGGCATACAAACTGGTTCCAAAGAATGGTGTTTATATAGTACAGTCAAAAATTGATGGCGAAAAAATCTTCGGAATAACCAGCATCGGGACCAACCCAACGGTCGGCGGAACCGAAAAAACAATTGAAACGCATTTTCTCAATTTCAATAAAGATCTATACGGCAGGACTATAACCATTGAATTTTTAAAATTCATAAGAGATGAGGAAACTTTTGATTCTGTTGAAATCTTAAAACAAGAAATCAAAAAGGATGAACTATTCGCGAAACAATTTTTAAAAATCCGTGGATAA
- a CDS encoding HTTM domain-containing protein, which translates to MDKFLFKQIDNIGLVLFRAVFGLLITIEAFGAIATGWLGRTLVEPPFTFNFIGFDFLQQLQGPGMYYYFVIMGVFGIGVMLGFKYRFSMIAYAIMWTGAYLMQKSSYNNHYYLMMLLCWIMAFLPANRWFSVDAKLNPELKSPSMPRWVLLILILQVWIVYTYASIAKLYPDWLNASMAALLMESRKHYWLIGDLLQQNWVHWTIAYTGIFFDLLIVPLMLWKRTRLLGFIVSVFFHLFNSIVFQIGIFPYMSIAFALFFFSPEILQKRFLPKKKLYRGNEVIVPKYNGALIAVFGIYFAFQIGLPLRHWFFKDDVLWTEEGHRLSWRMMLRSKSGSLTVWVKNKPDGEKKRYNYSELLGSKQQGSVATKPDIMWQLAQKIKAVEEKKGRDVAVYMEASVRVNGGYYHPFTDPTVDLASEEWHPFKHSKWILPSPNDYSEKPVKE; encoded by the coding sequence GTGGATAAATTTCTTTTCAAACAAATAGACAATATTGGGCTGGTGCTTTTTCGTGCTGTCTTTGGTCTTTTGATAACAATTGAAGCTTTTGGTGCTATAGCCACGGGCTGGCTAGGAAGAACTTTGGTTGAGCCTCCCTTTACTTTCAACTTTATAGGGTTTGATTTTTTGCAACAGCTGCAAGGGCCGGGAATGTATTATTACTTTGTGATAATGGGTGTTTTCGGGATTGGGGTGATGCTGGGTTTCAAATATCGCTTCAGTATGATTGCTTATGCAATTATGTGGACAGGCGCTTATTTAATGCAGAAAAGCAGCTATAATAACCATTATTATTTAATGATGCTGCTATGCTGGATTATGGCTTTTCTGCCTGCCAACCGATGGTTTTCTGTGGATGCAAAACTAAATCCTGAACTTAAATCGCCTTCCATGCCCCGTTGGGTACTTTTAATTTTGATTTTGCAAGTATGGATTGTTTATACTTATGCCTCAATTGCAAAGTTATATCCAGATTGGCTAAATGCTTCTATGGCTGCGTTGTTAATGGAGAGTAGAAAGCATTATTGGCTCATTGGCGATCTATTGCAGCAAAACTGGGTGCATTGGACTATTGCCTATACAGGCATCTTTTTTGATCTGCTCATTGTGCCCTTAATGCTTTGGAAACGCACACGTCTATTGGGGTTTATAGTTTCCGTGTTTTTTCATCTCTTCAATTCAATAGTCTTTCAGATCGGGATTTTTCCATATATGTCAATTGCGTTTGCACTATTTTTCTTTTCTCCGGAAATTCTTCAAAAACGGTTTCTTCCGAAGAAAAAATTATATAGAGGCAATGAAGTTATTGTCCCCAAATATAATGGTGCGCTGATTGCGGTGTTCGGAATTTATTTTGCCTTTCAAATAGGTTTGCCATTGCGCCATTGGTTCTTTAAAGATGATGTGCTCTGGACCGAAGAAGGCCATCGATTAAGTTGGCGTATGATGCTGCGTTCCAAAAGCGGAAGTCTTACGGTTTGGGTAAAAAACAAACCCGATGGTGAAAAGAAGCGTTATAATTATAGCGAGCTTTTAGGTTCGAAACAACAGGGGTCCGTTGCAACAAAACCCGACATAATGTGGCAACTTGCACAAAAAATAAAAGCTGTTGAGGAGAAAAAAGGACGTGATGTGGCTGTTTATATGGAAGCTTCCGTTCGTGTCAACGGTGGGTATTATCATCCTTTTACGGACCCTACGGTAGATTTGGCTTCTGAAGAATGGCACCCATTTAAGCATAGTAAATGGATTTTGCCTTCACCGAACGATTATAGTGAAAAGCCAGTGAAAGAATAA
- the serS gene encoding serine--tRNA ligase, which produces MLQVTDIRENKDKYIQALAKRGVDASSVFEEVLSLDEERRASQAQLDDVLARSNSYSKEIGKLFQSGEIQKANELKEKTVDLKESSKLLNEQMLAAAEKLQQLLYTLPNIPNDLVPSGTDENDNEEVYKEGEIPKLVEGALPHWELAKKYDLIDFELGVKITGAGFPVYKGKGARLQRALISYFLDKNTKAGYTEYQVPHLVNEASGYGTGQLPDKEGQMYHVGIDDLYLIPTAEVPVTNMFRGDLLTHSELPITCTGYTPCFRREAGSYGAHVRGLNRLHQFDKVEIVRIEHPDNSYAALDEMVEHVKEILRELKLPYRILRLCGGDLGFTSALTYDFEVFSTAQDRWLEISSVSNFETFQANRLKLRFKDKDGKNKLAHTLNGSALALPRVLAGIMENYQTENGIKIPEVLVPYCGFDFIG; this is translated from the coding sequence ATGCTACAAGTAACCGACATCCGCGAAAACAAAGACAAATACATACAAGCCCTTGCCAAACGTGGCGTTGATGCTTCTTCGGTTTTTGAAGAAGTTTTAAGTTTAGATGAAGAACGCCGCGCTTCGCAAGCCCAATTGGATGATGTTTTGGCAAGGAGCAATTCCTATTCAAAGGAAATCGGGAAACTTTTTCAAAGCGGTGAAATACAAAAAGCAAACGAACTAAAAGAAAAAACAGTTGACTTGAAGGAATCTTCAAAACTACTGAATGAGCAAATGCTTGCCGCTGCCGAAAAACTGCAGCAATTACTTTATACACTTCCTAATATCCCGAACGATTTGGTACCGTCCGGTACCGATGAAAACGATAATGAAGAGGTTTATAAAGAAGGCGAAATCCCAAAACTGGTTGAAGGCGCGCTTCCGCATTGGGAGCTTGCAAAAAAATACGATTTAATAGATTTTGAGCTCGGTGTAAAAATTACCGGTGCAGGTTTTCCCGTTTATAAAGGGAAAGGTGCGCGTTTGCAAAGAGCGTTGATTTCTTATTTTTTGGATAAAAACACAAAAGCCGGATACACAGAATATCAAGTGCCTCATTTGGTGAACGAGGCCTCGGGCTATGGCACTGGACAACTTCCCGATAAAGAAGGGCAGATGTACCACGTGGGCATTGACGATCTTTATTTAATCCCTACCGCTGAGGTTCCTGTTACAAATATGTTCCGTGGCGATTTGCTGACTCATTCCGAATTGCCAATTACATGTACGGGCTATACACCTTGTTTTCGCCGCGAGGCGGGAAGCTATGGTGCGCACGTTCGTGGTTTGAACCGTTTGCACCAATTTGATAAAGTTGAAATCGTCCGCATTGAGCATCCCGATAATTCATACGCAGCTTTGGACGAAATGGTGGAGCACGTAAAAGAAATTCTTCGCGAATTGAAATTGCCATATAGAATTCTTCGTCTTTGCGGGGGCGATTTAGGTTTCACTTCAGCGTTGACCTATGATTTTGAAGTATTTTCAACCGCACAGGACCGTTGGTTGGAAATTTCCTCTGTTTCAAATTTTGAAACATTTCAAGCCAATAGATTGAAACTTCGCTTTAAGGACAAAGACGGTAAAAACAAACTTGCGCATACTTTAAACGGAAGCGCTTTGGCTTTGCCGCGCGTTTTGGCCGGAATTATGGAAAATTACCAAACCGAGAACGGAATTAAGATTCCGGAAGTATTGGTGCCCTACTGTGGATTTGATTTTATCGGTTAA
- a CDS encoding ribonucleotide-diphosphate reductase subunit beta, which produces MSAIEPILQENKNRFVIFPIQHHDIWEWYKKSEASFWTAEEIDLHQDLTDWNSKLNDDERYFIKHILAFFAASDGIVNENLAENFVNEVQYSEAKFFYGFQIMMENIHSETYSLLIDTYVKDEKEKDQLFNAIETFPAIKKKADWALKWIESDSFAERLIAFAAVEGIFFSGAFCSIFWLKKRGLMPGLTFSNELISRDEGVHCDFAVHLHNHHLVNKVPKERIREIIVDALNIEREFITESLPVSLIGMNSKLMTQYLEFVTDRLLVELDCEKEYNVTNPFDFMDMISLQGKTNFFEKRVGEYQKAGVTNKDKESNKISFDADF; this is translated from the coding sequence ATGAGTGCAATTGAACCAATTCTTCAGGAAAACAAAAACAGATTCGTAATCTTTCCCATCCAACACCACGATATTTGGGAGTGGTATAAAAAAAGCGAAGCGAGTTTTTGGACAGCCGAGGAAATTGATTTGCACCAAGATCTTACCGATTGGAATTCAAAACTTAATGACGACGAGCGCTATTTCATAAAACATATTCTTGCATTTTTCGCCGCTTCGGATGGAATTGTGAATGAAAATCTTGCTGAAAATTTCGTAAATGAAGTGCAATACAGCGAAGCGAAATTTTTCTACGGCTTCCAGATTATGATGGAAAACATCCACAGTGAAACCTATTCGTTGTTGATTGATACATATGTGAAGGATGAAAAGGAAAAGGACCAGCTTTTCAACGCAATCGAAACATTTCCGGCAATTAAAAAGAAAGCCGATTGGGCGCTGAAATGGATTGAAAGCGATTCATTTGCCGAGCGTTTGATTGCTTTTGCAGCGGTTGAAGGAATTTTCTTTTCAGGTGCATTTTGCTCTATTTTTTGGTTGAAAAAACGCGGCTTGATGCCCGGGCTAACTTTTTCCAATGAATTGATTTCCCGCGATGAAGGCGTTCATTGCGATTTTGCCGTGCATCTTCACAATCATCATTTGGTAAACAAGGTTCCAAAAGAGCGCATTCGCGAAATAATTGTGGACGCTTTAAATATTGAACGAGAATTTATTACCGAATCACTTCCGGTAAGTTTGATTGGTATGAATTCAAAATTGATGACGCAATATCTTGAATTTGTAACCGACAGACTTTTGGTTGAGTTGGATTGTGAAAAAGAATACAACGTTACCAATCCATTTGATTTTATGGATATGATTTCGCTTCAGGGCAAAACCAATTTCTTTGAAAAACGTGTGGGCGAATACCAAAAAGCCGGCGTTACCAACAAAGACAAGGAATCAAACAAAATCAGTTTCGACGCAGATTTTTAG